In Peromyscus maniculatus bairdii isolate BWxNUB_F1_BW_parent chromosome 21, HU_Pman_BW_mat_3.1, whole genome shotgun sequence, one DNA window encodes the following:
- the Tdrd6 gene encoding tudor domain-containing protein 6 isoform X1: MSSTPGLPTPGASLALRVSFVDVHPEVIPVQLWGLVGQRREEYVRLSREIQEAAATRGPWALGGASASPGELCLVQVGLMWHRCRVVSRQAQDSRVFLLDEGRTITAGAGSLAPGRSEFFHLPSEVLGCVLAGLVPAGGGGTGGGEPQHWSPSAVDFLSNLQGKEVHGRVLDVLLLHRLVLLEVPAVSQQMEELGLARQVPDSLFCSLLKRYLTATGLGCSGAPVLPRAAPKQEHPGLDYFYPHLQLGVTEPVVVTQVCHPHRIHCQLRSLSQEIHRLSESMAQVYQASTEIEDDSATWEEREESPDKPGSPCASCGLDGQWYRALLLETFRPQRCAQVLHVDYGRKELVSCRSLRYLLPEYFRMPVVTYPCALYGLWDCGRGWSRSQVGDLKALILGQALNAKIEFYCSFEHMYYVTLYGEDGINLNSVFGVQSCCLADRFLQSQGIEEEEEEDDDMEVTFQSQSPAEEVEEEVSLPTLSSFRLKMNAFYDAQVEFVKSPSEFWIRLRKHKNTFSKLLKRMCSFYSSASKLDGVVLKPEPEDVCCVKWKENGYYRAMVTRLDSKSVDVFLVDRGNSENVDWCDVRMLLPQFRQLPILALKCSLADIWPLGKTWSQEAISFFKKTVLHKELVVHILDKQDHQYVIEILDESRTGEENISKVIAQAGYAKYQEFETKESVRLSAHSPGHVSSHFIADTSKMSSAKKVEGEQKDNKTGSLPEALVDTGSLLNVPSGQTGQDKEKGTADSSLPRLNFLERKPDCSGKGGLEVGSTLEVKVSHIESPGSFWCQLTGDAQEFRTLMCDIEDYCKREPAPYEGDTRACLAKRPASRRWSRALISGAQSSEHIRVVFVDYGDQDVVSMKNILSVSDAFLKVRVQAFRCSLYNLIQPTGDNPFVWDDKAVQAFSGFIDNAWQNNLELKCTIFALASRHDEEWFSVVDLLTPFQSACHFLVEKRLARPVKLQKPLEPSVELHSYYYSTHDLKIGSEELVYVTHVEDPWTFYCQLARNTNTLEQLSYSIMQLSKALLNLNASTLIPGTLCLAKYTDGNWYRGIIIEKEPCKVFFVDFGNTYTASDHLLPIPRDAYDVLLLPMQAVKCSLSDIPHHMPEEVPAWFRETVLDKSLKALVVAKDPDGRLIIELYDEAIQINASINEKLGLLGYKSSARKKDKEKEIILCMTDTLEDKNENMKFLSSEYLSSLEESQSHSEEMMGESCRPKTSPARKELRYSQGSRKANLVTYQDSVGNKNDGGFPLAREKKDLFANSPVSASKLDPTLPDRRMGEPGSQDVPPPKFCEFPQKTIAPGFKTSIYVSHINDLSDFYIQLIEDEAEINHLSERLNDVRTRPQCHTGPPWQSGDVICAIFPEDNLWYRAAVLERQPNDLLSVQFIDYGNMSVVHTNRTGKLGPAEAMLPALCLHCSLRGFGVPDVVSCKEMVGYFSQRTDEARIRCEFVKFQGIWEVILSDEHGVIAEDLISRFPFSEKSQMGLTTHITKGDCSKSAHKPNIDTSVFLNWYNPKMKLIRAYATVIDGPQYFWCQFANSEKLQYLETEFHSVAKQLAELGSCTQCPQIGDLCIMRYREDGHYYRALIVNVSEDHLVSVRLVDFGNVEDCVDPKALRSIPPELLSVPMQAFPCCLSGFPVSGGACPQEGKDYFYKIVTEGVLEITVLDIRRDFCDIPLAVVEVRSKGESLSEKMRKYAKMGTPKSDLYYEKQGPERKGGLGPASPDLGLKKPSHKMAQEKPLYVEARADELSERLEKDLNIVTKPSKLYEPSTRNIFEALENSRKGKMGPERLEGTMDYHFVDRAKFEDNYLIAGFNPIMPHASEPKELLELNSLEIPLSPDDECKEFLELESIELQHSPVGEEEKEELGLGPPLAPLSPGSEARALEPFMVELPLDCEAEKPLDLELPTPQLSLEDSLSPLSATDSRNSPEEARGAEEEDDDEEEEEEEEEEEEGRKSSCEGSSDDGHSMSPLLHHGKSGDSPTREDTNLFEEEFPRFENRDDTASLAPLFSEEEARDGRKCESAVPAVQLQNTYTLKGFSVGSKCVVWSSLRNTWSKCEILEVTEEGTRVLNLSNGVEETVSPENVWNGIPKVDKNPSEAGFQTVGKDPPFVSSDDTTLKEEECGGDADSTLHV, translated from the exons ATGAGTTCGACTCCGGGGCTGCCCACTCCGGGGGCCTCCCTGGCCCTGCGGGTGTCCTTCGTGGACGTGCATCCCGAGGTGATCCCGGTGCAGCTGTGGGGACTGGTGGGCCAGCGGCGGGAAGAGTACGTGCGGCTGAGCCGGGAGATCCAGGAGGCCGCAGCCACGCGCGGCCCGTGGGCCCTGGGTGGGGCCTCGGCCTCGCCGGGAGAGCTGTGCCTGGTGCAGGTGGGGCTCATGTGGCACCGCTGCCGCGTGGTCAGCCGCCAGGCGCAGGACAGCCGCgtcttcctgctggatgagggccgCACCATCACGGCGGGCGCGGGCTCCCTGGCCCCGGGGCGCAGCGAGTTCTTCCACCTGCCCTCTGAGGTGCTGGGTTGTGTGCTGGCCGGCCTGGTGCCCGCGGGCGGCGGTGGCACCGGCGGCGGCGAACCCCAGCACTGGTCCCCTAGCGCTGTGGACTTCCTTAGCAACCTGCAGGGTAAGGAGGTGCACGGACGGGTCCTGGACGTGCTGCTCCTCCATCGCCTGGTGCTGCTGGAGGTGCCCGCGGTGTCTCAGCAGATGGAGGAACTGGGCCTGGCCAGGCAGGTGCCCGACAGTCTCTTCTGTTCCCTGCTCAAACGTTACCTGACTGCGACTGGGCTGGGCTGCTCCGGAGCTCCGGTTCTCCCGCGAGCCGCCCCCAAACAAGAGCATCCTGGCTTGGATTACTTCTATCCCCATCTGCAGCTGGGAGTGACGGAGCCTGTGGTCGTAACCCAAGTGTGCCATCCCCACCGCATTCACTGCCAGCTGCGGAGCCTCTCGCAGGAGATCCACCGCCTCTCTGAGAGCATGGCCCAGGTATATCAGGCGTCCACGGAGATCGAGGATGATAGTGCCacctgggaggagagggaggagagcccAGACAAGCCGGGGTCTCCCTGTGCCTCCTGTGGCTTAGATGGACAGTGGTACCGGGCTCTCTTGCTTGAGACTTTCAGGCCTCAGCGCTGTGCCCAGGTGCTTCACGTCGATTACGGGAGAAAAGAGTTAGTGAGCTGCCGCAGCCTCCGGTACTTGCTGCCTGAGTATTTCCGAATGCCCGTGGTGACCTACCCTTGTGCTCTGTATGGACTCTGGGACTGTGGGAGAGGCTGGTCTCGGTCCCAAGTAGGTGATTTGAAAGCTCTGATCCTGGGCCAAGCGTTGAATGCAAAGATTGAATTTTACTGTTCTTTTGAGCACATGTATTATGTGACCCTGTATGGGGAAGATGGAATTAACCTCAACAGCGTGTTCGGAGTACAGTCCTGTTGCTTGGCTGACCGGTTTCTTCAGAGCCAGGGcatagaggaggaagaggaggaggacgacgacaTGGAAGTGACATTTCAGTCTCAGTCCCcggctgaggaggtggaggaggaagtttCCCTCCCAACCTTAAGCTCCTTCAGGTTGAAGATGAACGCCTTCTACGATGCCCAGGTGGAGTTTGTTAAGAGCCCTTCCGAGTTCTGGATTCGCCTCAGGAAGCACAAGAACACCTTCAGCAAGCTGCTGAAGAGAATGTGCAGCTTCTACTCTTCTGCTAGCAAGCTGGACGGTGTTGTTCTGAAACCTGAACCCGAGGACGTCTGCTGTGTCAAATGGAAAGAGAATGGCTACTACCGGGCCATGGTCACCCGCCTGGACAGCAAGAGCGTGGATGTGTTCCTGGTAGACCGGGGCAATTCCGAGAACGTGGACTGGTGTGATGTCAGGATGCTGCTGCCTCAGTTTAGGCAGCTACCGATATTGGCTCTGAAGTGCTCTCTGGCTGACATCTGGCCTTTGGGGAAAACTTGGAGCCAGGaagcaatttcattttttaaaaagacagtacTCCACAAAGAACTAGTGGTCCACATCCTTGATAAGCAGGATCACCAATACGTCATAGAGATTCTTGATGAGTCCAGAACAGGGGAGGAAAACATCAGCAAAGTCATCGCTCAAGCTGGATATGCCAAGTACCAGGAATTTGAAACAAAAGAAAGCGTCAGACTCAGTGCCCACTCCCCGGGGCATGTGTCAAGTCATTTTATTGCAGACACTAGCAAAATGTCTTCTGCcaagaaggtggaaggagaacagaaagacaataaaactGGATCCCTCCCAGAAGCTTTGGTCGACACAGGAAGCCTTTTGAATGTTCCCTCCGGACAGACTGGACAGGACAAAGAGAAGGGGACAGCTGATTCTTCTCTCCCTAGGCTGAATTTCCTGGAAAGGAAGCCAGACTGCAGCGGCAAAGGAGGGCTGGAAGTGGGCAGTACGCTGGAAGTCAAGGTGTCTCACATCGAAAGCCCTGGCTCCTTCTGGTGCCAGCTGACGGGGGACGCGCAGGAATTCAGAACTCTGATGTGCGATATCGAAGACTACTGCAAACGTGAGCCGGCCCCCTACGAAGGGGACACACGCGCTTGTCTGGCCAAGCGACCAGCGAGCAGAAGGTGGTCCAGGGCCCTGATTAGCGGCGCCCAGTCCTCGGAGCACATCAGAGTGGTATTTGTAGACTATGGCGACCAGGACGTGGTATCCATGAAGAACATACTCTCGGTTAGTGATGCGTTTCTCAAGGTTAGAGTGCAGGCGTTTCGGTGCAGTCTGTATAATTTAATTCAGCCCACGGGTGACAATCCCTTTGTTTGGGATGACAAGGCGGTACAGGCCTTTAGCGGGTTTATAGATAACGCCTGGCAGAATAACTTAGAATTAAAATGCACCATCTTTGCGTTGGCATCCAGGCATGATGAAGAGTGGTTCAGTGTTGTGGACTTGCTAACGCCCTTTCAGAGTGCCTGCCATTTTTTGGTAGAAAAGAGACTGGCGAGGCCTGTAAAGCTCCAGAAGCCTTTGGAACCCTCTGTTGAGCTACATTCTTACTACTATTCTACACATGACCTAAAAATCGGAAGTGAAGAGTTGGTGTATGTAACACATGTGGAAGACCCTTGGACATTTTATTGCCAACTAGCAAGAAATACCAATACTTTAGAACAATTGTCATACAGCATTATGCAGCTAAGTAAAGCCTTGCTGAACTTAAATGCATCCACCTTGATCCCTGGGACGCTGTGCCTTGCCAAATATACTGATGGAAACTGGTATAGgggaataataatagaaaaagagCCGTGTAAAGTCTTCTTTGTTGACTTTGGGAACACTTACACAGCAAGTGATCATCTGCTCCCGATCCCTCGAGACGCCTACGATGTTTTACTTTTACCCATGCAAGCTGTTAAATGTTCATTATCTGACATTCCTCATCACATGCCAGAAGAAGTTCCAGCATGGTTTCGGGAGACTGTGTTAGATAAGTCATTGAAGGCTTTAGTCGTAGCAAAAGACCCAGATGGGAGACTGATTATAGAGCTCTATGATGAAGCTATCCAAATTAATGCTAGTATTAATGAGAAGCTAGGGCTCCTTGGTTACAAAAGCAGTGccagaaaaaaagacaaggagaaggaAATCATCCTCTGCATGACCGACACCCTTGAAGATAAGAATGAGAACATGAAGTTTTTATCTTCAGAGTATTTGAGTAGCTTGGAAGAGAGCCAATCACACAGTGAAGAGATGATGGGGGAATCGTGCAGACCCAAGACCAGCCCAGCACGTAAGGAGCTCAGATATTCACAGGGCTCGAGGAAGGCTAACCTAGTCACATATCAGGACTCGGTGGGAAACAAGAATGATGGAGGGTTCCCattagcaagagaaaaaaaagatctgtTTGCCAACTCACCTGTGAGTGCCTCCAAACTGGACCCCACCCTTCCTGACAGAAGAATGGGGGAACCTGGCAGCCAAGATGTGCCCCCTCCAAAGTTCTGTGAATTCCCACAAAAGACAATAGCCCCTGGTTTTAAGACCTCCATCTATGTCTCGCATATCAATGACCTTTCAGATTTTTACATCCAGCTGATAGAAGATGAAGCTGAGATCAACCATCTTTCAGAGAGATTAAATGATGTCAGAACAAGACCCCAGTGTCACACAGGTCCGCCTTGGCAAAGTGGCGATGTGATATGTGCCATCTTCCCAGAAGATAACTTATGGTACCGAGCAGCGGTCCTGGAACGACAGCCCAATGACCTTCTCTCGGTGCAGTTTATAGATTATGGCAACATGTCTGTGGTCCACACCAACAGAACAGGTAAGCTTGGCCCTGCCGAGGCTATGTTACCGGCCCTGTGCCTCCATTGCTCCTTGAGGGGGTTCGGGGTACCTGATGTAGTAAGCTGTAAGGAAATGGTGGGCTACTTTTCCCAAAGGACGGATGAGGCTCGGATAAGATGTGAATTTGTTAAATTCCAAGGCATCTGGGAAGTGATTCTCTCGGATGAGCATGGCGTCATCGCTGAAGATCTGATTAGCAGGTTTCCATTCAGTGAAAAGTCCCAAATGGGGCTTACCACCCACATCACCAAAGGGGACTGTTCAAAGTCTGCCCACAAACCCAACATTGACACTTCCGTGTTTCTGAACTGGTATAATCCCAAAATGAAGTTGATAAGAGCCTATGCCACCGTGATAGACGGACCTCAGTACTTTTGGTGTCAGTTTGCCAATTCTGAGAAGCTGCAGTATTTGGAAACTGAGTTTCACAGTGTGGCAAAGCAGCTCGCAGAACTCGGAAGCTGTACGCAGTGTCCCCAAATCGGAGATCTGTGTATCATGCGGTACCGAGAAGATGGACATTATTACAGAGCCCTCATCGTCAATGTAAGTGAAGATCACCTCGTGTCGGTCCGGCTTGTGGACTTCGGGAACGTGGAGGACTGTGTGGACCCCAAAGCGCTTCGGAGCATCCCACCCGAACTCCTGTCGGTCCCCATGCAGGCGTTcccatgctgcctttctgggttcCCTGTCTCTGGCGGCGCGTGCCCCCAAGAGGGAAAGGATTACTTTTATAAGATAGTTACAGAAGGCGTATTGGAAATAACAGTATTGGACATCAGAAGGGACTTTTGTGACATTCCATTAGCAGTTGTGGAGGTGAGGAGCAAAGGCGAGAGCCTCAGTGAGAAGATGAGGAAATATGCTAAGATGGGCACTCCCAAGAGTGACCTGTACTATGAGAAGCAGGGCCCGGAGAGGAAGGGAGGCCTCGGGCCCGCCAGTCCCGACCTGGGCCTCAAGAAACCAAGTCATAAAATGGCACAAGAGAAGCCCTTGTATGTGGAAGCCCGGGCAGATGAGCTCTCGGAGAGACTTGAAAAGGATTTAAACATTGTAACCAAGCCAAGCAAACTCTACGAACCTAGCACCCGGAACATTTTTGAAGCTCTGGAGAACTCCCGCAAAGGTAAAATGGGTCCCGAGAGGCTGGAAGGTACCATGGATTACCATTTTGTGGACAGAGCCAAGTTTGAGGATAACTACCTCATTGCAGGGTTTAACCCAATAATGCCCCACGCCAGTGAGCCGAAAGAGTTACTGGAACTGAATTCACTCGAGATCCCACTCTCCCCCGATGACGAATGCAAAGAATTCTTGGAACTGGAATCCATTGAGTTGCAGCACTCCCCTGtcggggaggaggagaaagaggagctgGGACTGGGGCCTCCCCTGGCTCCCCTGTCCCCGGGCAGTGAGGCCCGGGCCCTGGAGCCCTTTATGGTGGAGCTTCCCCTGGACTGCGAGGCCGAGAAGCCGCTGGACCTCGAACTCCCCACGCCCCAGCTGTCTCTGGAGGACAGTCTGAGTCCTTTGTCGGCCACCGACAGTCGGAACAGTCCCGAGGAGGCCCGGGGTGCcgaggaggaggacgacgacgaggaggaggaggaggaggaggaggaggaagaggaggggagaaagtCGAGCTGCGAGGGCTCCTCTGATGACGGCCACAGCATGTCGCCGCTCCTCCACCACGGGAAGAGCGGAGATTCCCCCACGCGTGAGGACACGAACCTATTTGAAGAGGAGTTTCCACGCTTTGAGAACAGGGATGACACTGCCTCGTTGGCACCTTTGTTCTCTGAGGAGGAAGCCAGAGACGGAAGGAAGTGTGAGAGCGCTGTACCAG CAGTCCAGCTCCAGAACACCTACACTCTGAAAGGCTTCTCTGTTGGATCGAAATGTGTTGTGTGGTCAAGCCTAAGGAACACGTGGTCTAAGTGTGAGATTCTGGAAGTAACCGAAGAAGGAACAAGg gTTTTGAACCTTTCAAATGGTGTAGAGGAGACAGTAAGCCCCGAGAATGTCTGGAATGGTATCCCCAAGGTAGATAAGAACCCCTCTGAG GCTGGGTTCCAAACCGTGGGAAAGGACCCTCCCTTCGTGTCATCGGATGACACCACTCTCAAAG AGGAGGAATGTGGAGGTGATGCCGATTCGACTCTGCATGTATAG